In a genomic window of Flavobacterium crassostreae:
- the leuB gene encoding 3-isopropylmalate dehydrogenase, whose amino-acid sequence MKLNIALLAGDGIGPEVIQEAVKVSDAIAKRFNHQITWIPALTGACAIDAVGVPYPDETHEICMKADAVLFGAIGHPKYDNDPAAKVRPEQGLLLMRKKLGLFANVRPTFTFASLIDNSPLKRERIEGTDLVFLRELTGGIYFGEKGRRDGGETAFDNCVYTRAEVQRLAKKGFELAMTRSKRLCCVDKANVLETSRLWRETVQAMEKDYPEVAVSYEFVDAVAMRLVQWPNSYDVLITENLFGDILTDEASVISGSMGLMPSASVGEHTSLYEPIHGSYPQATGLNIANPLATILSAAMMFEDAFGLIEEAKAIRAVVNQSLEQAIVTQDLVAKGATAYSTSAVGDWLAANL is encoded by the coding sequence ATGAAATTAAATATAGCCCTTTTAGCAGGAGACGGAATTGGACCCGAAGTGATCCAGGAAGCCGTAAAGGTTTCAGATGCCATAGCCAAAAGATTTAACCACCAAATCACCTGGATACCAGCACTCACAGGAGCTTGCGCCATTGATGCCGTTGGTGTTCCTTATCCGGACGAAACACATGAAATATGCATGAAAGCCGATGCAGTTTTATTTGGCGCAATCGGACACCCAAAATACGACAACGATCCTGCTGCAAAAGTTAGACCTGAGCAAGGATTATTACTAATGCGTAAAAAACTAGGTTTGTTTGCCAATGTGCGCCCAACCTTTACTTTTGCGTCCTTAATTGACAATTCGCCTCTAAAAAGAGAACGTATTGAAGGAACCGATTTGGTTTTTTTGAGAGAACTAACCGGCGGAATATACTTTGGAGAAAAAGGAAGAAGAGACGGTGGAGAAACCGCCTTTGACAACTGTGTGTACACTAGAGCCGAAGTACAACGTTTGGCTAAAAAAGGGTTCGAACTAGCCATGACGCGATCCAAAAGATTGTGTTGCGTAGACAAAGCTAACGTACTAGAAACCTCTCGTTTGTGGAGAGAAACCGTTCAAGCTATGGAAAAAGACTACCCCGAAGTAGCCGTTAGTTATGAATTTGTAGATGCCGTTGCCATGCGATTAGTACAATGGCCAAACTCCTATGATGTATTAATTACAGAAAATTTATTTGGAGACATTTTGACCGATGAAGCTTCGGTAATTTCGGGATCCATGGGATTGATGCCTTCTGCCTCTGTGGGAGAACACACCTCATTATACGAACCCATTCACGGATCGTATCCGCAAGCAACCGGATTGAATATCGCCAACCCATTGGCAACAATTCTATCTGCAGCAATGATGTTTGAAGATGCTTTTGGACTAATCGAAGAAGCAAAAGCCATTAGAGCCGTAGTCAATCAATCTTTAGAACAAGCAATTGTAACCCAAGATTTGGTTGCAAAAGGAGCCACAGCCTACAGCACTAGTGCCGTTGGAGATTGGTTAGCTGCTAACTTATAA
- a CDS encoding RNA recognition motif domain-containing protein, which translates to MNIFVGSLPFSIEEADLRESFEAYGAVDSVKIITDKFTGRSKGFGFVEMPNDDDAQKAIDELNGATVQGRAIVVNKSEPKPEGERRSFNNNRGGDSRGGYGGGNSRGGDNRGGGNRGGY; encoded by the coding sequence ATGAATATTTTTGTTGGAAGCCTTCCATTCAGTATTGAGGAAGCAGATTTAAGAGAGTCTTTCGAGGCTTACGGAGCAGTTGATTCAGTTAAAATTATCACAGATAAATTTACAGGAAGAAGTAAAGGATTTGGTTTTGTTGAGATGCCAAATGATGACGATGCTCAAAAAGCGATTGACGAATTGAACGGAGCTACTGTTCAAGGACGTGCAATTGTGGTTAACAAATCTGAACCAAAACCAGAAGGAGAAAGAAGAAGTTTTAATAACAACCGTGGAGGAGACTCTCGTGGTGGTTATGGTGGTGGAAACAGCCGTGGTGGAGACAACCGTGGAGGTGGAAACAGAGGAGGATATTAA
- a CDS encoding 30S ribosomal protein S16 — protein sequence MSVKIRLQRHGKKGKPFYWVVAADARSKRDGKYLEKIGTYNPNTNPATIDLNVDCAVKWLNNGAQPTDTAKAILSYKGVLLKHHLEGGIRKGALTQEQADAKFATWLDAKTGKVDAKKDGLSKVQADAKAKAFKAEQDVNAKRLAAAAQAEADAIAAAAPAAEEVEAPAAEENNEETQA from the coding sequence ATGTCAGTAAAAATTAGATTACAAAGACACGGTAAAAAAGGAAAACCTTTTTACTGGGTAGTAGCAGCAGATGCTCGTTCAAAAAGAGATGGTAAATACCTAGAAAAAATTGGTACCTACAACCCTAACACGAACCCAGCAACTATTGACTTAAATGTAGACTGTGCCGTAAAATGGTTAAACAACGGTGCACAACCTACCGATACTGCAAAAGCAATTCTTTCTTACAAAGGCGTTTTGTTAAAGCACCATCTTGAAGGAGGTATCCGTAAAGGAGCCTTAACTCAAGAGCAAGCGGATGCAAAATTTGCAACATGGTTAGACGCAAAAACAGGAAAAGTAGATGCTAAAAAAGACGGCTTGTCTAAAGTACAAGCAGACGCAAAAGCAAAAGCTTTTAAAGCAGAACAAGATGTGAACGCAAAACGTTTAGCAGCTGCCGCTCAAGCAGAAGCAGACGCTATTGCTGCTGCAGCTCCTGCCGCTGAAGAAGTAGAAGCTCCTGCTGCCGAAGAAAACAATGAAGAAACTCAAGCATAA
- the rimM gene encoding ribosome maturation factor RimM (Essential for efficient processing of 16S rRNA), with protein sequence MRKEDCFYLGKIAKKFSFKGEVLAYLDTDEPELYENLESVFVECYKHLVPYFIESSALHKNDFLRIQFEDVASEADAEALLGNDLYLPLKMLPKLTGNKFYFHEVIGFEIEDKRLGIVGEIQSINDTTAQPLFEVNKDGIEIFIPMIDPFLISIDRENKKIIMDLPEGLIEMYL encoded by the coding sequence ATGCGTAAAGAAGATTGTTTCTATTTAGGTAAAATCGCCAAAAAATTCAGCTTCAAAGGGGAAGTACTGGCTTATTTAGACACGGACGAACCTGAGTTGTACGAAAATCTGGAATCAGTGTTTGTGGAATGCTACAAACACTTGGTTCCTTATTTTATAGAATCCAGTGCACTACACAAAAATGACTTTCTTCGCATTCAGTTTGAAGATGTTGCCTCCGAAGCAGATGCAGAAGCGCTCTTGGGTAATGATCTCTACTTACCTCTAAAAATGCTACCAAAACTCACTGGTAACAAATTTTATTTTCATGAGGTGATTGGTTTTGAGATTGAAGACAAAAGGCTCGGTATTGTGGGCGAAATTCAATCCATAAACGACACCACCGCCCAACCTTTATTTGAGGTTAACAAAGACGGTATTGAAATTTTTATTCCAATGATTGATCCTTTTCTAATTAGCATTGATAGAGAAAACAAAAAAATAATTATGGATCTTCCGGAAGGATTGATCGAGATGTATCTCTAA
- a CDS encoding tRNA1(Val) (adenine(37)-N6)-methyltransferase — translation MKIGTDGVLLGAWTPLQNNPFSILDIGTGTGIIALMLAQRSHAEQIDALEIDAQAYEQAVDNFENAPWNDRLFCFHAGLDEFIEEPEEEYDLIVSNPPFYSEDYKTQNQARDLARFQDAMPLEQVAEAADLLLSENGVFAIILPFKEEQQFLKIAAHFELYPFKITRVKGTPNAEIKRSLLAFSRKEAATIFADELTIETARHVYTPEYIQLTKDFYLKM, via the coding sequence ATGAAAATTGGCACTGACGGCGTTTTACTTGGTGCCTGGACTCCGCTACAAAACAACCCTTTTAGTATTTTAGACATCGGTACCGGCACCGGAATAATCGCATTAATGCTTGCGCAAAGAAGCCATGCCGAACAAATTGATGCCCTAGAGATTGATGCACAAGCCTATGAACAAGCAGTGGATAATTTTGAAAACGCTCCTTGGAACGACCGCTTATTTTGCTTTCATGCTGGTTTAGATGAATTTATTGAAGAACCAGAAGAAGAATACGACTTAATAGTTTCTAACCCTCCTTTTTATAGCGAAGACTACAAAACGCAAAACCAAGCAAGAGACCTTGCCCGATTTCAGGATGCCATGCCATTGGAACAAGTAGCCGAAGCAGCTGATTTATTACTTTCAGAAAATGGTGTTTTTGCCATTATCCTTCCTTTTAAAGAAGAACAACAATTCCTTAAAATTGCCGCTCATTTTGAATTATACCCTTTTAAAATCACTCGTGTAAAAGGAACTCCCAACGCAGAAATAAAACGTAGCTTGTTGGCTTTTAGCCGAAAGGAAGCTGCAACAATTTTTGCCGACGAATTAACCATCGAAACAGCAAGACACGTCTACACCCCAGAATACATCCAATTGACCAAAGATTTTTACTTGAAGATGTAA
- a CDS encoding acyl-CoA dehydrogenase family protein translates to MKPDLFQSPDYYNLDSLLTPEHILIRDTARAWVKKEVSPIIEDFAQNAEFPKQIIKGLGEIGGFGPYIPVEYGGAGLDQISYGLIMQEIERGDSGIRSTASVQSSLVMYPIWKYGNEQQKAKYLPKLATGELVGCFGLTEPDHGSDPASMVTHFEDKGDHYLLNGAKMWISNAPFADLAIVWAKNKEGRIHGLIVERGMKGFTTPETHNKWSLRTSSTGELIFDNVKVPKENLLPNKSGLGAPLGCLDSARYGIAWGAIGAAMDCYDTALRYAKERVQFGKPIAGTQLQQKKLAEMITEITKAQLLTWRLGVLKNENKATTAQISMAKRNNVAMAITIAREARQILGGMGITGEFSIMRHMMNLESVITYEGTHDIHLLITGMDITGIPAFK, encoded by the coding sequence ATGAAACCCGATTTATTTCAATCTCCAGACTATTACAACCTAGACAGTTTATTAACCCCCGAACATATATTAATCCGGGACACTGCGCGTGCTTGGGTCAAAAAAGAAGTATCTCCAATAATTGAAGATTTTGCTCAAAATGCCGAGTTTCCGAAACAAATCATCAAAGGATTGGGCGAAATTGGTGGCTTTGGCCCCTATATTCCTGTAGAATATGGCGGAGCTGGTCTAGATCAAATTTCTTACGGACTAATTATGCAAGAGATAGAACGTGGAGATTCTGGTATTCGTTCTACGGCATCTGTCCAATCTTCCTTAGTAATGTATCCTATATGGAAATACGGAAACGAGCAACAAAAAGCAAAATACCTTCCTAAACTAGCAACCGGAGAACTTGTCGGTTGTTTTGGATTAACCGAACCCGATCATGGATCCGATCCCGCAAGCATGGTAACCCATTTTGAAGACAAAGGAGACCATTATCTATTGAACGGTGCCAAAATGTGGATTTCCAATGCGCCATTTGCAGACCTCGCCATAGTATGGGCAAAAAACAAAGAAGGAAGAATCCACGGATTAATAGTAGAACGTGGCATGAAGGGTTTCACTACACCAGAAACCCACAACAAATGGTCCTTGCGCACCTCATCAACAGGAGAGCTAATTTTTGACAATGTAAAAGTCCCTAAAGAAAATTTGTTACCTAACAAATCTGGCCTTGGCGCACCACTTGGTTGCTTAGACTCCGCCCGATACGGCATTGCTTGGGGAGCAATTGGAGCCGCAATGGATTGTTATGACACCGCACTGAGATATGCAAAAGAACGGGTCCAATTTGGCAAACCCATAGCCGGAACCCAATTACAACAAAAAAAGCTAGCCGAGATGATTACCGAAATCACCAAAGCACAGCTCCTAACTTGGCGATTGGGCGTGCTCAAAAACGAAAACAAAGCTACAACAGCACAAATCTCCATGGCCAAAAGAAACAATGTAGCCATGGCAATTACTATTGCCCGCGAAGCGAGACAAATATTGGGTGGTATGGGGATTACGGGAGAATTTTCAATCATGCGACACATGATGAACCTGGAGTCTGTAATTACTTATGAAGGAACGCATGACATCCATTTATTAATCACGGGTATGGATATTACCGGAATTCCAGCTTTCAAATAA
- a CDS encoding DNA methyltransferase, whose amino-acid sequence MNYKDFFSNLGFNFKSDLENSIMEFEKKENLSKKLKNSVLFYKSPNNTNTSFYLITTELSSTEIEDIRKYIWNKNDADLIFYYPDEDAKLVMFYAKYSPKISNEESKLDTFSTSEKDLEKIEQIKLWKFDSGVFWLNYSKFITKAKYKGIDKELVNTLNALRDQLNVILSKLILDKRECNKTVQALIDRTLYIKYLEDKHIINSRFYDYYFKDASLNYQKILENYSDADVNKLFKIIHEIFNNNLFEQPTIDDKYLTNEIRNLIATSFKANTNSGQLRLFDFQFDVLPVEFISYIYEVFLSDKQKENGIYYTPKKLAQLIVDDVINEDRIGSILDPSSGSGMFLIVGYQRLLEIAKKQGLEPQDSIGKIKFRSKLLADNIFGIEKELTAQRFTIFSLSLQIFEGIDPVDIKEYITNELSQKGKVELFSGFSFFENIKQANSLNILEKTFENKQFSYLLGNPPFFKIPNTNEYSDEISFLNSYEVNQVKEDKKLIAKNIVGTSQISQCFFLKIKDWSNENTRFGFVSNSSNFYNDRSESFQEYFYSKYGIEKIYELSRVKKILFEKANESVIALIFTNNLKNNIIEYYPVDLGLFSEKPFELLIIQEDKVVEIEQKKLIIKKNKLRDFLVGNLFDINLTEKLGDNKKLIHSYSSIGRGFQIWGETARKKEFGITKEMWRSFDEQIKKTYLNRFIKKFFNEYEDNTYNKSYIKPSNLKPFVKLPSQKFISDLSNFERPISNKETYLGSKLMFTRIGSKLNCVYSSDNDYFDFSIYTIKLKNKNLYYLFQAILNSNIIEYYLDFYLRKRVFDSFSRIGNEDILNIPIPKNLDQNLIDKISNISKDLTERKFEFSEKRQELNELIYELYELSYWEKQRIRDYFLPKNKIGRKKNKLDNYKTTINEVLSFYLKNSITIEETPTDFNLIVMKISLNSNSDTPKADATKRFILNEVFENNPNGNFLASQEKIFGQDCVYIIKEDINTNWSETKAFEDGQDILKHIITSEDGERIH is encoded by the coding sequence ATGAATTACAAAGATTTTTTTTCAAATCTAGGATTTAACTTCAAATCTGATTTGGAGAATAGCATAATGGAATTTGAAAAAAAAGAAAATTTATCTAAAAAACTGAAAAATTCTGTTCTTTTTTATAAAAGTCCTAACAATACTAATACTTCATTTTATCTCATTACAACTGAATTAAGTTCTACTGAAATTGAAGACATTAGAAAATATATTTGGAATAAAAATGATGCAGATTTAATTTTTTATTACCCAGATGAGGATGCTAAATTAGTAATGTTTTATGCTAAATATTCTCCTAAAATAAGTAATGAAGAAAGCAAATTAGATACTTTTTCAACCTCTGAAAAGGATTTAGAAAAAATTGAGCAAATAAAACTTTGGAAATTTGATAGTGGCGTATTTTGGTTAAATTATTCTAAATTCATTACTAAAGCTAAATATAAAGGAATTGATAAAGAATTAGTTAACACTTTAAATGCTTTAAGAGATCAACTTAATGTTATACTATCAAAATTAATTTTAGATAAAAGAGAATGTAATAAGACTGTTCAAGCATTAATAGACAGAACTTTATATATTAAGTATTTAGAAGATAAACACATCATAAACTCACGTTTCTATGATTATTATTTTAAAGATGCTTCACTTAATTATCAGAAAATATTAGAAAATTATTCTGACGCGGATGTAAATAAATTATTTAAAATTATTCATGAAATCTTCAATAATAATCTATTTGAACAACCTACAATTGATGATAAGTATTTAACTAATGAAATTCGTAACTTAATAGCTACTTCATTTAAAGCAAATACTAATTCAGGACAGTTAAGATTATTTGATTTTCAATTTGATGTCTTGCCTGTTGAATTTATAAGTTACATTTATGAAGTTTTCTTATCTGATAAACAAAAAGAAAACGGCATTTATTATACTCCAAAAAAATTAGCTCAATTAATTGTTGATGACGTAATAAATGAAGATAGAATAGGTTCAATTTTAGATCCTTCAAGTGGTTCAGGAATGTTTCTTATTGTTGGCTATCAAAGACTTTTAGAAATTGCAAAAAAACAAGGATTAGAACCACAAGACAGTATTGGAAAAATAAAATTTAGATCTAAACTATTAGCGGATAACATTTTTGGTATAGAAAAAGAATTAACAGCGCAACGCTTTACTATTTTTTCACTTTCATTACAAATATTTGAAGGAATAGATCCTGTAGATATAAAAGAATATATTACTAATGAATTAAGTCAAAAAGGAAAAGTAGAGTTGTTTTCAGGATTTTCTTTTTTCGAAAATATAAAACAAGCTAACAGTCTTAATATATTAGAAAAAACTTTTGAAAACAAACAATTTTCATACTTGCTAGGAAACCCTCCATTTTTTAAAATCCCAAATACTAATGAATACAGCGATGAAATCTCATTTTTAAATTCTTATGAAGTAAATCAAGTAAAAGAAGATAAAAAATTAATTGCAAAAAATATTGTTGGTACATCTCAAATATCTCAATGCTTCTTTCTGAAAATAAAAGATTGGAGTAATGAAAATACTAGGTTTGGTTTTGTCTCTAATAGTTCTAATTTTTACAATGATAGATCTGAAAGTTTTCAAGAATACTTTTATTCTAAATATGGAATTGAAAAAATTTATGAACTTTCAAGAGTGAAAAAAATTTTGTTTGAAAAAGCAAATGAAAGTGTGATAGCATTGATTTTCACTAATAACTTGAAGAATAACATAATCGAATACTATCCTGTCGATTTAGGATTGTTTTCAGAAAAACCATTTGAATTATTAATTATTCAAGAGGACAAAGTAGTAGAAATTGAGCAAAAAAAATTAATAATTAAAAAAAACAAACTTAGAGATTTTTTAGTAGGCAATTTATTTGATATAAATCTGACCGAAAAACTAGGAGACAATAAAAAACTTATTCATTCTTACTCATCAATCGGTCGTGGCTTTCAAATCTGGGGAGAAACTGCTAGAAAAAAAGAGTTTGGTATTACAAAAGAAATGTGGAGAAGTTTTGATGAGCAAATCAAAAAAACATACTTAAATAGATTTATCAAAAAATTTTTTAATGAATACGAAGACAATACATACAACAAATCTTACATAAAGCCCTCTAATCTAAAACCTTTTGTGAAATTGCCAAGTCAGAAATTCATTAGTGATTTAAGTAACTTTGAAAGACCTATTAGCAATAAAGAAACTTACTTAGGTTCAAAATTGATGTTTACTAGAATTGGAAGTAAGTTAAATTGCGTTTATTCTTCTGACAACGACTACTTTGATTTTTCAATTTACACAATTAAACTTAAAAATAAAAATCTATATTATTTATTTCAGGCGATTTTAAACTCAAATATAATTGAGTATTATTTAGATTTTTACCTTCGGAAAAGAGTATTTGATTCTTTTTCAAGAATTGGTAATGAAGATATATTAAACATTCCCATTCCAAAAAATTTAGATCAAAATTTAATTGATAAAATATCAAATATCAGTAAGGATTTAACGGAACGGAAATTTGAGTTTTCGGAAAAACGACAGGAACTAAATGAACTTATTTATGAATTATATGAATTGTCCTATTGGGAAAAACAAAGAATTAGAGATTACTTCTTACCTAAAAATAAAATAGGAAGAAAGAAAAACAAATTAGACAATTATAAAACTACTATAAATGAAGTATTAAGTTTTTATCTTAAAAATTCCATTACGATTGAAGAAACTCCAACAGATTTTAATTTAATCGTAATGAAAATATCTTTAAATAGTAATTCAGATACCCCGAAAGCAGACGCAACAAAAAGGTTTATTTTAAATGAAGTTTTTGAAAATAATCCAAATGGTAATTTTTTAGCAAGCCAAGAAAAAATATTTGGTCAAGATTGTGTGTATATAATTAAAGAAGATATAAATACAAATTGGTCAGAAACAAAGGCTTTTGAGGACGGACAAGATATTTTAAAACATATTATAACTAGTGAGGATGGAGAGAGAATACATTAA
- a CDS encoding ribose-phosphate pyrophosphokinase: MSHLEPEAKIFACSQSVYLAEKIAEEYGIPLGKVTMSKYSDGEFQPSYEESIRGLRVFIVCSTFPNSDNLMELLLMIDAAKRASARHITAVIPYFGWARQDRKDKPRVPIGAKLTAKLLETAGATRVMTMDLHADQIQGFFEKPVDHLFASTIFLPYVKSLGLENLTIASPDMGGSKRAYAYSKFLDSDVVICYKQRKEANIIDTMELIGEVKGKNVILVDDMIDTGGTLAKAADLMMDKGALSVRAICTHAILSGNAYEKIENSKLLELIVTDSIPLKRASKKIRVLSCAPLFSEVMHMVHHNNSISGKFIM; the protein is encoded by the coding sequence ATGTCACACCTAGAGCCAGAAGCTAAAATTTTTGCTTGTTCCCAAAGTGTTTATCTAGCCGAAAAAATTGCTGAAGAATACGGTATCCCGTTAGGTAAAGTTACTATGTCCAAATATAGTGACGGAGAGTTCCAACCTTCTTACGAAGAATCCATCCGAGGCTTACGCGTGTTTATTGTTTGTTCTACATTCCCAAACTCAGACAATTTGATGGAATTATTACTAATGATTGATGCCGCCAAAAGAGCCTCTGCAAGGCATATTACTGCAGTAATACCTTACTTTGGTTGGGCAAGACAAGACCGCAAAGACAAACCTAGAGTACCAATAGGAGCAAAATTAACTGCCAAACTACTAGAAACTGCTGGAGCAACACGAGTTATGACCATGGATTTACATGCAGATCAAATTCAAGGATTTTTTGAAAAACCAGTAGACCACCTTTTTGCATCTACCATCTTTTTACCCTACGTAAAAAGCCTAGGATTAGAAAATCTAACCATAGCCTCACCAGACATGGGAGGTTCTAAGAGAGCCTACGCCTATTCTAAATTTTTAGACTCTGACGTAGTGATCTGTTACAAACAAAGAAAAGAAGCCAACATCATTGACACCATGGAGTTAATTGGAGAGGTAAAAGGCAAAAATGTAATCTTAGTAGATGACATGATAGATACCGGAGGAACCCTAGCCAAAGCCGCAGACCTAATGATGGACAAAGGAGCCCTGAGCGTAAGAGCAATATGCACCCACGCAATCCTGTCCGGAAATGCTTACGAGAAGATAGAAAACTCCAAACTATTAGAACTAATAGTTACCGACTCTATTCCACTCAAAAGAGCCTCCAAAAAAATACGCGTATTGAGTTGTGCCCCATTATTTTCTGAAGTAATGCACATGGTACACCATAACAACTCCATTAGCGGCAAGTTCATAATGTAA
- a CDS encoding 50S ribosomal protein L25/general stress protein Ctc, translating into MKSITIKGSERESVGKVATKALRNAGAVPCVLYGGDQPVHFSAEEKAFKNLIYTPNAHTVVIELANGKKFDAILQDIQVHPVKDNILHLDFFQIFDNKEITIEVPVKVVGNSKGVMGGGDLRLNNRKLKVRALPKNLPDFVEADITPLDMGNKLYVTQVPAENYKIMHPDNTVICQVKISRAAMKAAQEAAKAAKAGPVKGKKK; encoded by the coding sequence ATGAAATCGATTACAATTAAAGGATCAGAAAGAGAAAGCGTAGGAAAAGTAGCAACTAAAGCCTTACGTAATGCTGGAGCGGTTCCTTGCGTGTTATACGGAGGAGATCAACCAGTGCATTTTTCAGCAGAAGAAAAAGCGTTCAAAAACTTGATTTACACTCCAAACGCACACACAGTTGTGATTGAGTTAGCAAACGGGAAAAAATTTGACGCCATTTTACAAGACATCCAAGTTCACCCAGTAAAAGACAACATTTTACACTTAGACTTTTTTCAAATCTTTGACAACAAAGAAATCACTATTGAAGTTCCTGTAAAAGTTGTAGGAAACTCCAAAGGAGTTATGGGAGGTGGAGATTTACGTTTAAACAACCGTAAACTTAAAGTAAGAGCATTGCCTAAAAATCTTCCTGATTTTGTAGAAGCAGACATTACACCACTAGACATGGGTAACAAATTGTACGTTACACAAGTCCCAGCAGAAAACTACAAGATCATGCACCCAGACAACACCGTGATTTGTCAAGTGAAGATCTCTCGTGCAGCTATGAAAGCAGCTCAAGAAGCAGCAAAAGCAGCAAAAGCAGGACCTGTAAAAGGAAAGAAAAAATAA
- the pth gene encoding aminoacyl-tRNA hydrolase: protein MLKWIQKLFMSSTKTENTDYMKKFLIVGLGNIGAEYVNTRHNIGFKVLDHLSKKEGLTFETAKLGALATYKFKGKTLLLLKPNTYMNLSGKAVQYWMDKENIPLENLFVITDDLNLSFGTIRIKPKGSDGGHNGLKNIQLVLQTNQYSRFRFGISDEFKKGKQIDYVLGEWDPSEKEKLPERLDIAAQIIQSFATAGLENTMTTYNGK, encoded by the coding sequence ATGTTAAAATGGATTCAAAAACTGTTTATGTCCAGCACAAAAACAGAAAACACAGATTATATGAAGAAATTTCTGATAGTAGGACTAGGCAACATCGGCGCAGAATACGTCAATACCAGACACAACATTGGTTTTAAAGTATTGGATCACCTCAGCAAAAAAGAAGGATTGACCTTTGAAACCGCAAAACTAGGCGCCCTAGCAACCTATAAATTTAAAGGGAAAACCCTACTGCTCTTAAAACCCAATACCTACATGAATTTAAGCGGCAAAGCCGTGCAATATTGGATGGATAAAGAAAACATCCCCCTAGAAAACCTATTCGTAATCACCGACGACTTAAACCTATCCTTCGGCACCATTCGTATCAAACCAAAAGGAAGCGATGGCGGGCATAATGGCCTAAAAAACATCCAATTGGTACTTCAAACCAACCAATACAGCCGATTTAGATTTGGAATCAGCGACGAATTCAAAAAAGGCAAACAAATAGACTACGTATTAGGAGAATGGGATCCATCGGAAAAAGAAAAACTTCCGGAGAGATTAGATATTGCCGCACAAATTATCCAATCCTTTGCCACGGCTGGATTAGAGAACACCATGACGACCTACAACGGCAAATAA